aatACTGAAGGGCCTTGATTTTAAAATGATGTAAGTCAGTGTGATAGCCTGCCAGTTTGACATCAGTTTTAATAGGACTCATTGGCTCTTTGCTTTATTTTCTTCCCAGAATTCCCAAGTCAGCTTCAAGACCTGCATCCATCCATGCTGAAGCATGAATATGCATCTGTCCCACTTGCTCAAtcgtatgtttttttttttacactgtgattttatatttattatatattgcatataattgtatgtataaaaaaagtaCATGCTTTCTTCAGACTTCCTTTAGTAGCAGTATTATGTCATATCTTTGCAGGATTGACGATGTGGTGAAGAAACTGCTTACACTGGAGTTTGCAAATCATGTACgagtttttgttttctttcctaGTTCTTTATTGgatattttcatatttcaaaataGTCGGAGGAGTAACCTCAGTGGGCTAACATTTTAACCTATGTGGTTACTTTTTATTCCCTCACTTACTAAGGAACTATAAAAGGTGTTAAATCATATTTTAACTCAAATATCTGTCACAATGTCTTTCCTCAGAGTGAGAAAATGCGTTTGAAAGAGGAACAGCTTATTGCCAAAGTTCAGAGGGATGAGAATGACCGCAGCTCGACAGAAGTCAAAGGCAAGTtcccttttttctttctttctttaaacaCTTGACAAAGCCACTGCTTTAACCATACTGGAATCTCAGAACATGACTCAATCATTCAGAATGTCCTTTTTTGTGTTACAGTGGCGATTATGACAGCACGTATTCGCAACATCCAGGAGCACTTGCACAAACACCCCAAGGTAAGCACAATGTTTCAATAGCATGACTTCTTCTTGGCCTTCAGTAAAGGTGTTAGAACATTTGTTCCCACTCCTTTTGATTAACACCCACAGAGAAACAGGATATCCTGTGCATACGCTCATGTGTTCAGTAGTAATGAAaacatatacactaccgttcaaaagtttgggatgaatatgactttattttttaaagaaattaatacttgtattcaacatggatgcattaaattgatcaaaagtgacagtaaacacttatattgttacaataaattatttcaaataaatgctttttaatcttctattcatcaaaaaatcctgaaaaaaaagtatatcacagttttcacagaaatattaagcagcacaacttttcaacattgatcatATAGATTTCTTGTCCAGCAAATGAACTCTGAAAGaccatgtgatactgaagactggagaaatggctgctgaaaattcagctgtggcatcacagtaataaattacattttaaaatatactaaatagaaaacatttttttttaattgtaataatatttcacaatattactgtttttacttattttccatcaaataaatgcacccttgttgagcataagacttctttcaaaaacattaataatcgtATTGGTAGTGTAGTGAGCTCAAAAAGTATCTGGACACTTATTATACACTAAAAATGTCTAAATGTATTTGCaatagataataaaaaatattattaccattggCATTTACTAGGGGAAAAAAAGCACACtttttaaacataacatttcacaaaaaaagaagcatgttatatattattcaaaataaagataaaaatgattTGGACTCCTCCTGGTTGTCTCTTTTTAGTGAAAATGTTCATAGTTAATCTGACAAACTGCCCTGTGGTTAAACTGTGTACTTGAGAGGAAATTACTTAATACCTCTGCTCACTTTTTACCAGGGTTAAACACTATTGCAAACAAGCCTGAAATAAGGAAGTTAATTGTGGGAAAAGCTCTagaatttatataataaatttacATCATTTCTATTCCCACTTctgttatttaaagggatagttcaccaaagtTAACCTTCATGTTTTtctaaacccataagacttttgttcactttcaaacaaaaagaagatattattaatattctctcatcataCTTGTCCATCCATTGAAAGTCCATGCAACCAAAACTTCATCATTTGAAGCAATCacgtctcttcagaagacttccatatggattacttttacacTGACTTTTTGCACTTTTTAAAGCGTGAAAGTGgacttatttaaatattatttaaatatttaaaatatcttcatttgtgttccaaagatgaatggaAATAtcatgggtttggaacaacattttcattttagggtgaactatgcctttaagaaAATAAAGGTATAACAATTGCTGCATCCCAATTTGCacactatccatcctaaatagtatttgaAATTCTAATTTGAAAGAATTAGTGTGTCCtaaatcgtagtatgttgaaatgagtatttaCCCAGATGGTCTACTTTTCGCAGTTAGAATGAAAAatgcagatccgtgcacactctAACGACTAATAATGCCCACAACCCTTTGCGCAATGGAtaaggattcgattagaactacaaacacaagtaaaaagtgttaaaaaactacagaCATGGCGGATTTGTGAgaagttaaaggaacactccactttttttgaaaatagactcattttccaactcccctagagttaaacagttgagttttaccgttttcgaatccatccgggtctggcggtaccacttttagcatagcttagcatagttcattgaatctgattagactgttagcatcttgctcaaacatgatgaccaaagagtttcgatatttttcctatttaaaacttggctcttctgtagttacatcgtgtactaagactgacggaaaatgaaaagttgcgtttttctaggccgatataataatcaaggaactttgctgccgtaccatgggtgcagcaggcgcaatgatattatgcagcgtctctcacaaaggtctccatggttgcaaggcacgctccctgtgcAAACATCCTGCTTCATTTctctattaaattaaattaaattaaattaaattaaattaaatgtgggtgatgttaactgtgacaagatgattgacagggcagtttaaaACGTGACAGGATGCACGTAACTAAGCGACAGAGCGGTCTGTTAAAGACACACTTATGTaagtagtatgtcccaaagatTGCCCtctcttctgctacacactcaaaaataTGTACTTTTTACTTCTCAAAAACAGCACATACCTTTAGAGCATATTTATAAGTAGGTGAATTTGGGACACAACAAATTAGTCAAATTGGTGTACAACAGCATCAAACCCTCTGTTGTTATCTTACTTCAGGATAAAGCCAACAAAAGATTGATGCTCATGACCATCGACAGCAGGAAGAAAAAGTTGAAGTTTCTGAGAAGGACCCGGTATGATTCCTTCACGAAGGTGTGTCAAGAGCTCGGAATCACATACACGTTCCCTCCCGAATACTATCGGCGGGTCACCCGACGTTGGCTGGCCAAAAAGGCCTTTTGCAATAAGGTAACATTCTCAGCTCCCATTGTTATTTGTAGGGTTCAGGGTTTGTGTTTGACCCGTTGTTTTCTTCCTCTCAGGTCTTTAAAGAGGTGCAGAAACAAAAAGCAGagcagagagagaaacagagagcaGCTGAGGCTAAGGAAAAGGAGCCAACATCCTCTACAGAACCACAAGGAACTGCCCTTTAGAGACCTTGAGCCAGCCAGGAACTTGTGCTGACAAGTTCAGAAGAGCAATCTGATATGTCCTCTTTTGATTCATATGTGACATTCAAAGAAAAACGAAACAGAAACATCATGGTCCGCATCAGATCTGTATTATctgtattattgttttttcaaTGGTAAAACATGCTAATTTCTCTGAAGTCTGTTATAGCTGCACCAAATAAAAGATCTTAAAATTGTTTGATTGGTTTTCATACCTCAAAGATGTGACGATTATATCGGAAAAACTTCATAGAAATACTTTGATGACATATTAGTTTCACACACTCAGGAGTTTTGGATCAGCAGCTGATGAAGACCTGTGTCATATGAAAGACTGATGCATTGTGGTTGTGTGGCTAGTGCAAATGGTTTGGCTGTTCTCAGTTCCTTGAACTCGATAATTTTACAAGAAATGCATGACAAATCAGGTGCATGATCTGAGGTCAAACTATCAATCCTTTACTCGTGTGAGATTATCCATTGATTGTTAAGAATTCTTGTAGGTCACATTTCCTATTACAACGCAGACCTCCCCCTGTGATCTGCTTGGTGTAAAACTTAAATGCGTGAATCGGAAACGATGCATACGAGAGTAGCAAGCGCGGTGTGTTGGTTTGTGTCACAACTTCCTTTTTAAGCTGCAAGCTGATCAAGAGGCTCGAAAGAACACGAGGTACTTTTTTGTCGTCTACTACTACTTACTTTATATTATAGAACATTTTTAAggatttaaaataacaaaaatagttcTATAGCCTTAAACTCAAAGCTATTAGTTTCTTCTATCATGTTATAATCAAccaaatgattttattttatttgtttaatattgGTTGGATATAGACAAGAAAAATCTGttaaagactttaaaaaaatatttttactaacCCTCTACCTACCAGTATAACTtttcagtggaacacaaaaaagaTGATATTTCGATGAGTGTTTCAATTGTTGTTGCTCATACAataaaagtcaatggggtccaaagtAGTATTGACTTTCACTGTTTGGAAAAATTATAGACAtgtgttacacacacacaaaaaaataacatggtACAAATTTGGGATGACGtggatgagtaaataatgacagaattttcatcttgTGCATGGTGAACTATCTTTTCAATAGCACCAATGGAAAATGTTATGTAATAACATCAATTTTTCTTTCTAAAATGCTGTTTAATCTATAATTAGGAAGTGTTATGTGTggccctggaccacaaaaccagtcataagtcgcactgGTATttacaatacattgtatgagttaaatggtaacactttacaataaggttcattagttaactaacatgaactaaccatgaacaatacatttgttaatgtatttactaatctttgttaacgttagttaatgaaaatatagttcattgtttgttcatgttagtttacttaagattttaataatgtattagtaaatgttgaaattaacatttaactaagattaataaatgctgtaaaagtgcagttcattgttagttcatgttaactaatgttgactaatgaatcttattgtaaagtgttaccgttaaaattatcaatttttcttttatgccaaaaatcattcagatattaagtaaagatcatgttccatgaagatattttgtaaatttcctaccatgaatatattaaaaatatatatttttgtgagtggatatgcattgctaaggacttcatttggacgactttaaaggcgatttcctcaatattgatttttttattttttttttgcaccctcagattccggattttcaaatagttgtatctcattcaaatattgtcctaacaaaccatacatcaatggaaagattatttattcagctttcagaggatatataaatctcaattgacccttatgactggttttgtggtcagTTGATAGATATAAATTTGTCATTCTTTTTACAAATCACCCAGGAAGAAAACATCTCGAGCCATTTTCTCGGCTTCCTTGCTGGACTGCTCATCGTTTTGATTGACATGTCAAACCCAGTCATCACTCAGCCTGGTGCCGGCTCTTACGGTACAAATGTGCAGACTGGAGAATGGAGCACTGGTCTTTGTTCTTGCTGCAGTGACCTACTTGTCTGTAAGTTCTGAGATCAGTCAGCAAACCATCCAAATTACATGCAACCCGAACTTCAAAATGATTTTATTGGTATATTTTAGCTGTGGTTTAATATTTAGACAATGAGAACACCGGTTTAGTCACTTTACTGCTTTTATCAGTGTCACATTGTTAACATAAAATGCATGGTCTTGTCTGCTTTTTCTCCACTGTCTAGGTGCTCTTGGCTGTATCTGTCCAATAGCTCTCAGCTGTTACACAGCAAACAAGTATGGTGAGAATGTATGTCTTGCATGTGTACCTGGAGGAATGGCTGCATTGAGGACACATATGCGACTGACCTATGGAATACAGGTATAGGCCTACTAAAAACTGAGGATCAGATTTTCCATATTGTATTTTAAGAATTCTTATCCATGCATTTATTGCTGTCTCCACTTGTACGTATTTCACAATGCCATTCTTCATTTTTCCCTGCAGGGCACAATTTGCAATGATGCTTTGATGGCCTGTTGCTGTGGACTATTTGAAACATGTCGAATGGCCAGAGAAATCCGTATCAGGAATGGAGAGACCTAGACCTCTTTACTATTTCAGTTTTAaaattcttttatatttttgaaagcaTTCATATTCAACAAAATCaacattaattcattcattaatcaATAATCATACCTTAAGTCCAAATCGCCTAAGTATGGCAGGAGAATTAAAACCATAATAGAATCCATAAACATACATTCTTTGGAAATAAAAAGAGATGACCAATACTGTTTACTTGTTAAATAAAGTAAAGTGTGTTATATTACTGCAGTTAAGTCTTGAATTTGTGTGAATTTAAGACTGTAATACTTGCAATATTCATTATTACATTGTATGTGCTGACAATTTTGCTGTAATGCTCAAAATGTGCCAAACTGCAGCATTAATATGTTACTGTACTGTACAGGAGCTGTTTgtcatatttaatattcaccTCAAACACAATACAGTGTAATCGTctattatatgaaataaaataaaaaaacaccatCTTTTCACGTTTATTTATTTTCGAATTTGATGATTCTAATACTTTTTTTGCTTAGCAAACAACCATACAAATCATATATCTACCTTCACGTCAATACATAAATGagataaatgtacaaaaatgtttattgtattaCCTGCTTTTCATGTCGAGACGTATTGCGTCATCATCGCAAAGCAGTACGAGCGcatctgattggctgttgttGGCGGTGACCTGGCAACCGATAGAGGGCTTACAGACGCTTATTTTATTCTCCAGGATCTCCAGATATAGACACACAGAACGCAGATCGCGGCTTTTTATTGACAACCAGCGGTTGCTTACCGATACTAGCTGCTCTTGATCCATCTCCAGAGGAGATGTCGACGCGAACGCTGCCTCTTCTCTTCATTAATCTGGGTGGAGAAATGCTGTACATCTTGGATCAGCGCCTGCGGGCTCAAAATATCCCAGCAGATAAAGCGAAGAAAGGTAACGTTAGATGGCAGCTAGTATGCCAGGAAGTTGATAAAGCAAGTCTTTTCTGGAGACCCAGATTATGATATAAACGTTGTACTTATGATCATTGTGTGTGATCTTTCTAAAGGAAAGGAGCTGTTGGATCTTCTGCTATTGCTGTACATACTTAGCCAGTTAGCCCGTGTATTTGAATACAGTGATCCCTGGTCAGTTACATGCAGGAAACATGTCATTTTTGCATTGTTATGCCACCCCTTGTAGACGATattatttaaaggcacaatatgtaagatttttggattaaaatatccaaaacccactagaacagtgttatatatgtAACAGGATTAGGTGATTGACAGCAGTGTTTGCCTATCAGTGAATAGTACCTCCTATTTAAAGGCCGATTGGCTGTTACCTGGGATGCGTCACGTCCGTTTTCCTCTCTTGTTTTGGCTGTGTTGACGGTGGCTGTGGGTAAGTGTGCTGTGTTTTAATATGGTGACTTAGACATTGTTGGCGTGCATAATctgaaaactgtttatttaattagaGTGCAGTTTCTATATTCTGGTGCTGCTGCCCTTTTTGTGCTGCTTAGTGGGTTTTGATGACTGTTTGCCTCTCAGGTATGCAATGTTAATAGCTCGTTGCGTGGTTAGTATAAAGTGAGTAtagtatatttaacattttttttggtgTAATTTAGTATACATGACTTCCTGTACCCCATGGTGTTAGCGGTGGGTATGACGGTGGCAAGCCCATGCCTATGAAGCATTTTATTCGGCGTGATATCCTGATGGTAAGTATTTTTAAGGCAATTTATATCTGGGTGAGCATAATATTACTCTTtttaacatctccttttgttcGATGTAGGATTCTCCCCTCTCGTTCTATGTTGTGATTGTTTGCTGCCGTGATCGTTTATGCCGTGATTGTTTGCTGCCGTGAGCACTTGCTGCTGTCTTCGCGCTGTTAACAGAGCGGCGGTCCATACAGCCGCGCCGACGAAGTCATCAAAGTTTATTAAAGGGGACTGCTGGTTTGATTCTGTTACGTGCCTTTCTAGTGCCCTGCTTCacgttttggtttattttattattagttatcATGGTTAAATCAGTtaacctttttctttttctttaagtTTGTGGACATTTGTTTGATGGTATtgctttgatttttctttttttttgtgaaactaCAATCTGTCGATATGTGCATGTTTAATCTATGAATGCAATTCAAATCGTGTGGTGACCTACTGTATAGAAGTTGGTGTTTGTAACAATTTCAGGTGATTAACTATCTGATTTTCTGGTTACATTGTTGCTTCTCCTCACTTCTGTTTGTTGATACCACTTATGTGAGGAGTTGCTGCATTGATGATTATATTGCCATTTCTgcccagtttgtttttatagttatttattttctttctgaTTTATTGCAGGAGCTGGGGTCCCACGGGTGGTTTGATCTTTCTCCTTGTGGTGGTGGTTCTCCTTCATCGTGTGCGTGTGTACACCTTGAGTGTTTGATAGTGTGATTAGAGTGCAcgggtgtgtgtgcgcgtggaAGTGTGCTCTTGTGAAACCAAACTCTACATTGATCCCAGCCGTTGGGAACCTCAGCCCCTGCTGGTATTACTCCGTCTTTgttttacatatacatacacaaataCATACTACCTCAAGTTGGTTTTGTTTgatatctttttcttttttgtaatttgtgttcttgTGTTTGAAGTGGGGTTTCGTGTATTTTTCTGTGAttcattgttttgtattttaattaacttttgtattaataaacatttttgtatttttttatactcATGTCTCTGGCCTCATTTTGAGGGAACCGAACCTGTGTGCTATATTCCCCAATTTGGGTGGTTTGAGTATTTTCCCTGGGGTTAATCCTTAGGGTGGCGTAGTCGGACTTCATTATTAGTGAACAAAACCTTGGGCTTGTGTCTCAAAATTACACCGCCCCGCCACATTCTGGCGTAGTCGGCAGGGTCCCCTCTTGTGTAGTCCATTGTAGTGGgttttgtttgtatattttctttttttttttttttctctctctctctctctctctctctcttctggtAGGAACCAGACAACAGCAGTCCCTCTTTGCGTGTGCAGTTGCAGATATGGAGGACGAATTGCGTGAGTTAAGAGATTTGGTAGCTCAACTGAAAGCTGATAATGAAAGGCTGCGGCAAGAGCCAGTGTCTGTTGCGCAGCCAGGTCCATCTAATGTTGCTATTCCTGTGGCTGAAAATCCCCCACTTATTGGTGCTGGTGCATCGACAGCGGAGCGGTTTGTTTTCATTCCTCGGGATCGCAAGTGCCCAAAGTTTAGCGGTCGGTCGGGCATTGGCATCAATGAGTGGGTGGAGGAGGCTCAGGCCTGTATGCGGCTTCGCCATCTGTCTACAGCTGATCAGgcatttttcttgtttgatCATCTGGAAGGAGAGGCGAGGGAAGAAATTCGTTATCGATCGAGGAACGAGAGGGAGGATCCAGATCAAATTATTCAGGTATTGCGTGAATTGTACGGTTGTACAAAGTCTTATGTAGCACTTCAGGAGTCGTTCTTTTCCAGAAGACAACAGGATGGGGAGACGCTGGTGGAGTTCTCCCTGGCCCTGATGAGTCTCCTGGAAAAGGTTAAAAGTCAGTCACCTCACGGCATGCCTAACGCCGAAGTGTTATTAAGAGATCAGTTTGTTGAGTATGTTAACGATTGTGCTCTTCGGCGTGAACTTAAGCAATTTGTGCGTCGTCAACCTACTGCTACATTGTTTGACATTCGCAGCGAAGCTCTTCGTTGGGAAAGAGAGGGTATGCCTGGGGGGTACGTGGTCGGAGCCAGTCTGTTCCATCCGCTTATGGCATCCAATATGGGGTACAGGGACATCAGCATGTTAATAGTAGTAGTGGTTCAGTAACGTCAGAAATGAGTGAACTACGGGACATGCTCAGAAAGCAGCAACAACAATTAAATCAGTTAACCCAAAGTATGGCTCAGCTTCAAAATTCTCAGTCACGTTCACGACCATTTAAGGCTAACTTAATTTGCAGAAGGTGTCAGCAACCTGGCCATTTTGCCAGAGATTGCGATGGGGAGCGGAGATCTGCTTCACCATCAGCCCGTGTGAATTCTGCCGTAATGAAGGGTGGACAGTCATCCGCGCAGCCGTCGGAAAACTAGTTCCCACCGAGTTGCAGGGCCACAATTTGGTTGGGAAAAGGATAGGCTCTAAAACTGTAActgattttgattttatgtcACGCCTTATGTCTACTTGTCCACAGCTTATTGTATCTATGGGTGGGGCTCAGATACCTTGCCTGGTGGACACTGGTTCTATGGTGTCCACCATTACTGAGAGTTGGTTTGTGACAAATTTTGGGTCGTGGGGTCAGGAACAGCTTAGATCGTGTCATTGGTTACAACTTCGAGCTGCAAACGGTCTTTCAATTCCTTATGTTGGTTATTTGGAATTAGATGTGGAACTCTGTGGGCGAGTAATTTCAGGCTGCGGCATACTGGTGGTCAGAGATCCTCCCGGTGGTGTGTGTGCAGAAGTTCCTGGGGTGTTAGGTATGAACATCCTGAGCCGCTGCTACCGGGAGCTCTTTGGCCAGCATGGCACAGCTCTCTTTGACTTACCAGTGGTATCACAGGCccctaattttgtttttcaggcCTTACAGCATTGCCACCAGGTTGACGTTCAGCCAGTTTCAGATGGCGGAGGGCGAGTTAGAGTGCGGGGACGTCGGGCGTGGCGCATCTTGGGTGGCACCATGAAATTGGTTGCTGCAACCTGTTCAGTGCAATATTCGAGTGGTACAGTACTGTTTGAGCCACCAGTTTCTGGTCTACCGGCAGGTTTGCTAGCCTCTCCTGCTCTCTTAAGGGTGGACGGTGGTACAGTTTATGTGCCAGTAGTTAATGTGGGTACTGTAGATGTGGTATTGTACGCTAGCACTGTTATTGGCACTGTGAATAAGGTTGATGTGATTAGTTTGCCCCCGGAGGTCGCAGAAGTTAAGACCGTTACAGCTAAGGTGAGTACACAGTTTGTGCAGGTTTCCCTACTGTGCAAGAACAGATAGCCATGTTAGACTTATCTGTGTTGtcagaagaagaacagggtaAGGTCAGGGCACTACTGGAGAAGTATGTGCCTGTGTTCTCTGCAAACGATGGGGATTTGGGATGCACAAATTTGATATCCCATGAGATCCCCTTGTTGGATGACATCCCTGTTAGGCAGCGGTTCAGGCGTATTCCTCCATCCGAGTATGAGGTGGTCAAGGCACATATCAATCAATTGTTGGAAACTCAGGTAATTAGAGAGAGCTGCAGTCCCTATGCGTCGCCCATTGTTCTGGTCAAAAAGAAGGACGGTAGTCTGCGCATGTGCGTGGACTACCGTCGCTTAAATTCAAAGACTAGGAAGGATGCGTTCCCTCTACCACGTATAGAGGAGACtctggactcgctggctggggCCCGTTGGTTTTCTACCATGGACCTGGCCAGCGGGTACAATCAGGTACCTGTAGCTGAGGGGGACAAATCTAAAACTGCTTTTTGCACCCCGTTTGGCCTCTTTGAGTGGAATAGGATGCCCTTTGGGCTGTGCAATGCCCCAAGCACCTTCCAACGATTGATGGAACGGTTGTTTGGGGATCAGCAGTGCCAGTCCCTCCTCCTTTATCTTGATGATATTGTTGTCTTTTCCTCCTCGGTAGATCAACATCTTGCCCGGATGGAGGTAGTCCTGAGCCGCTTGCAAAGTGAAGGGTTGAAGGCCAAATTATCGAAGTGTGCTTTTTCAAAAGGGAAGTGCATTATTTGGGGCATGTCATCTCTTCAGATGGAGTTTCCACTGATCCAGGGAAGGTGGAGGCGGTTGCACAATGGCGTTGTCCCAC
The Chanodichthys erythropterus isolate Z2021 chromosome 2, ASM2448905v1, whole genome shotgun sequence DNA segment above includes these coding regions:
- the mrps15 gene encoding small ribosomal subunit protein uS15m, with protein sequence MVLKNVFRSTALGLQTWSVFSGARQSSIALPAFRQSKCSSFSNWTLTRNCKGDETLQNQPVRQYARPSRKKQEFPSQLQDLHPSMLKHEYASVPLAQSIDDVVKKLLTLEFANHSEKMRLKEEQLIAKVQRDENDRSSTEVKVAIMTARIRNIQEHLHKHPKDKANKRLMLMTIDSRKKKLKFLRRTRYDSFTKVCQELGITYTFPPEYYRRVTRRWLAKKAFCNKVFKEVQKQKAEQREKQRAAEAKEKEPTSSTEPQGTAL